From a single Leclercia sp. AS011 genomic region:
- a CDS encoding metal/formaldehyde-sensitive transcriptional repressor, whose amino-acid sequence MPHSPEDKKRVLTRVRRIRGQVDALERALESGEPCLAILQQIAAVRGAANGLMGEMVEIHLKDELVTGETTADQRAVRMAEVGHLLRSYLK is encoded by the coding sequence ATGCCACATTCCCCCGAAGATAAAAAACGCGTTCTGACCCGTGTGCGCCGCATTCGCGGGCAGGTCGATGCCCTGGAGCGGGCGCTCGAGTCCGGCGAACCCTGTCTCGCCATCCTGCAGCAGATCGCCGCGGTGCGCGGGGCGGCTAACGGGTTGATGGGCGAGATGGTTGAAATTCACCTCAAAGATGAGCTGGTGACCGGCGAGACCACCGCCGATCAGCGGGCCGTCAGAATGGCAGAAGTCGGTCATTTGCTGCGCTCTTATCTAAAATAA
- a CDS encoding S-(hydroxymethyl)glutathione dehydrogenase/class III alcohol dehydrogenase: MKSRAAVAFGPGQPLKIVEIDVAPPKKGEVLVKITHTGVCHTDAFTLSGDDPEGVFPAVLGHEGGGVVVEVGEGVTSLQPGDHVIPLYTAECRECKFCKSGKTNLCQAVRATQGKGLMPDGTTRFSYNGEPIYHYMGTSTFSEYTVCAEISLAKVNPQAPLDKVCLLGCGVTTGIGAVHNTAKVKEGDTVAVFGLGGIGLAVIQGAVQAKAGRILAVDTNPEKFKLAGEMGATDFINPNDYDKPVQDVIVELTDGGVDFSFECIGNVNVMRAALECCHKGWGESVIIGVAGAGQEIKTRPFQLVTGRVWRGSAFGGVKGRTQLPGMVEDAMAGKIQLDPFITHRLPLEQINEAFDLMHEGKSIRTVIHFGDN, from the coding sequence ATGAAATCACGTGCTGCTGTTGCATTTGGCCCAGGCCAGCCGCTGAAAATTGTTGAAATTGACGTGGCACCACCAAAGAAAGGTGAAGTGCTGGTCAAAATCACCCACACCGGCGTGTGCCACACCGACGCGTTTACTCTGTCGGGTGACGATCCGGAAGGCGTTTTCCCGGCGGTGCTCGGCCATGAGGGCGGCGGCGTGGTGGTGGAAGTGGGTGAGGGCGTCACCAGCCTGCAGCCGGGCGATCACGTCATTCCGCTGTACACCGCAGAGTGTCGCGAGTGTAAGTTCTGTAAATCCGGTAAAACCAACCTCTGCCAGGCGGTTCGCGCCACTCAGGGCAAAGGCCTGATGCCGGACGGCACCACCCGTTTCTCTTACAACGGCGAGCCGATCTACCACTACATGGGCACCAGCACCTTCAGCGAATACACCGTCTGCGCCGAAATCTCCCTGGCGAAGGTGAACCCGCAGGCGCCGCTGGATAAAGTCTGTCTGCTGGGCTGCGGCGTGACCACTGGCATTGGTGCAGTACACAACACCGCCAAAGTGAAAGAGGGCGATACCGTGGCGGTATTCGGTCTGGGCGGGATCGGTCTGGCGGTTATCCAGGGCGCGGTGCAGGCGAAAGCCGGTCGTATTCTGGCGGTGGATACCAACCCGGAAAAATTCAAGCTGGCCGGTGAGATGGGCGCGACCGATTTCATCAACCCGAACGACTACGACAAGCCGGTGCAGGACGTGATCGTTGAACTCACCGACGGCGGCGTGGACTTCAGCTTTGAGTGCATTGGTAATGTCAACGTGATGCGCGCGGCGCTGGAGTGCTGCCACAAGGGCTGGGGCGAAAGCGTGATCATCGGCGTAGCCGGGGCCGGGCAGGAGATCAAAACCCGTCCGTTCCAGTTGGTCACCGGTCGCGTATGGCGCGGTTCCGCCTTTGGCGGCGTCAAAGGCCGCACCCAGCTGCCGGGCATGGTCGAGGACGCCATGGCGGGCAAAATTCAGCTCGATCCGTTCATTACCCACCGTCTGCCGCTGGAGCAGATCAACGAAGCCTTCGACCTGATGCACGAAGGGAAATCCATCCGCACCGTTATCCATTTCGGCGATAACTAA